In the Kaistella sp. 97-N-M2 genome, one interval contains:
- the guaA gene encoding glutamine-hydrolyzing GMP synthase: MNNGIIILDFGSQYNQLIARRIREHGVYSEVIPFNTPLAEIISKNPSGIILSGGPSSVNVENAHLIEKELLEKNIPVLGICYGMQLITHLLGGKVKKGIKGEYGKAKLQIEKSNALLAGVSRFSTVWMSHFDEVESVPAGFNINAVTDVISAISNESKKIYCVQFHPEVSHTEEGARMIENFIFNICKAPKDWKLTNYIDETIAEIRAKVGDQRVILGLSGGVDSSVAAVLIHKAIGDQLTCIFVDTGLMRKDEAEKVMKNYGDHFHLNIKLIDASERFMTKLKGISDPEQKRKIIGNEFVAVFDEESHKIEGAKFLAQGTIYPDVIESQSVKGPSSVIKSHHNVGGLPEELGFDLLEPLRELFKDEVRKVGEELGIPHHLVHRHPFPGPGLGIRILGEVDEEKVKILQEADDIFIEELYKNKLYETVSQAFVVLLPVKSVGVMGDERTYEYTAVVRSANTTDFMTATFSKFPWEFLENISNRIINEVRGINRVAYDISSKPPATIEWE, encoded by the coding sequence ATGAACAACGGTATCATTATTTTAGATTTCGGTTCCCAATACAACCAATTAATCGCCCGCCGAATTCGCGAGCACGGCGTTTATTCCGAAGTAATTCCTTTCAATACTCCACTTGCAGAAATTATTTCGAAAAATCCCTCCGGGATCATTCTTTCCGGCGGTCCCAGTTCTGTGAATGTCGAAAACGCTCATTTAATAGAAAAAGAACTGCTCGAAAAAAACATTCCTGTTCTCGGTATTTGCTACGGCATGCAGCTTATCACGCATTTATTAGGCGGAAAAGTAAAAAAAGGCATCAAAGGAGAATATGGTAAGGCCAAACTGCAGATCGAAAAGTCAAATGCCTTGCTGGCTGGCGTTAGCCGATTTTCCACGGTTTGGATGAGTCATTTTGATGAGGTCGAATCTGTGCCCGCCGGTTTCAATATTAATGCAGTGACCGATGTTATTTCTGCCATTTCCAACGAATCCAAAAAGATATATTGCGTTCAGTTTCATCCGGAAGTTTCGCATACCGAAGAAGGTGCAAGAATGATCGAAAATTTCATTTTCAACATCTGCAAAGCCCCAAAAGACTGGAAACTGACAAATTATATAGACGAAACTATTGCCGAGATCCGCGCAAAAGTCGGTGATCAAAGAGTCATTCTTGGTCTTTCCGGCGGCGTCGATTCCTCTGTGGCCGCTGTTTTAATTCATAAAGCCATTGGCGACCAGCTAACCTGCATTTTTGTTGATACAGGTTTGATGCGCAAAGACGAAGCAGAGAAAGTGATGAAAAATTACGGTGATCATTTTCACCTCAACATCAAATTGATCGACGCTTCTGAAAGATTTATGACCAAACTAAAAGGCATTTCAGATCCTGAACAGAAAAGAAAAATTATAGGGAACGAATTTGTGGCTGTTTTCGACGAAGAATCTCATAAAATCGAAGGCGCAAAGTTTTTAGCGCAAGGCACAATTTATCCTGATGTTATTGAAAGTCAGTCTGTAAAAGGGCCTTCATCCGTCATTAAATCTCACCACAATGTGGGCGGACTGCCGGAAGAATTAGGTTTCGATTTGTTAGAGCCGTTGCGTGAACTCTTCAAAGACGAAGTTCGAAAAGTAGGAGAGGAACTTGGCATTCCGCATCATTTGGTTCACCGTCATCCCTTTCCGGGCCCGGGTTTGGGCATCAGAATTTTGGGAGAAGTTGATGAAGAAAAAGTGAAAATATTGCAGGAAGCCGATGATATTTTTATCGAGGAACTCTACAAAAATAAATTGTACGAAACAGTTTCGCAGGCTTTCGTCGTGTTGCTTCCGGTAAAATCGGTCGGCGTAATGGGCGATGAAAGAACATATGAGTACACGGCAGTTGTTCGGTCTGCAAATACCACCGACTTTATGACGGCCACTTTCAGCAAATTTCCGTGGGAATTTTTAGAGAACATTTCCAACCGGATCATCAACGAAGTTCGCGGTATTAACCGTGTTGCTTATGATATTTCGAGTAAACCACCCGCAACAATAGAGTGGGAATAG
- a CDS encoding DEAD/DEAH box helicase, producing MEKTTFADFDLPEKILDVLADSNLFEPTPIQEKSLGPILSGRDVMGIAQTGTGKTLAYLLPVLKNWKYNKSGNPTILILVPTRELVVQVAEIVTNLTQNMTARVIGIYGGKNIKTQKLLFNDGCDILVGTPGRTMDLAIDNAISLKEVQKLIIDEFDEMLNLGFKAQLTHIFQMMKEKRQNILFSATMTEAVDALLYEYFSGPLEISLAKSGTPLEKIEQVAYKVQNFNTKINLLEHLLKKDQDFSKVLIFCNNKRHADQLYTKIEELFPDEFDVIHSNKSQNYRLNAMRSFEKQEVRGLITTDIMARGLDISDITHVINFEIPDVPEQYIHRIGRTGRADKEGVAVSFVTKKEEVLLLEIEVLMNKEVTFVDFPTEIKINPTKIASEKDEIVMKNANVIKLEEGGGAFHEKKDKNKKENWGGPHARKLPKKIGANRAQEKAKSKAKRKK from the coding sequence ATGGAAAAAACCACTTTTGCGGATTTCGATTTGCCGGAAAAAATACTCGATGTTTTAGCAGACTCCAATTTATTTGAACCGACGCCTATTCAGGAAAAAAGTTTAGGGCCCATTCTTTCGGGTCGGGATGTCATGGGTATTGCGCAAACCGGGACCGGGAAAACGCTGGCGTATTTGCTGCCCGTTTTGAAAAATTGGAAGTACAATAAAAGCGGAAATCCCACCATTCTTATTTTGGTTCCTACGCGGGAATTGGTAGTTCAGGTGGCGGAAATCGTTACAAATTTAACGCAGAACATGACCGCACGCGTTATCGGAATTTATGGTGGAAAAAATATTAAAACTCAAAAGCTTCTGTTTAACGACGGCTGCGATATTTTGGTAGGAACGCCCGGCAGAACCATGGATTTGGCCATCGATAATGCCATCTCCCTGAAAGAAGTGCAAAAACTCATCATTGATGAATTTGATGAGATGCTGAATTTAGGTTTCAAAGCACAGTTGACGCACATTTTCCAGATGATGAAGGAGAAAAGACAGAACATTCTTTTTTCTGCAACCATGACAGAAGCGGTCGATGCTTTGCTCTACGAATATTTTTCCGGACCTCTGGAAATATCTCTGGCGAAATCTGGGACACCGCTGGAAAAAATTGAGCAGGTTGCTTATAAAGTACAGAACTTTAATACCAAAATCAACCTTTTAGAACATCTGCTGAAGAAAGACCAGGATTTTTCGAAAGTATTGATCTTTTGCAATAATAAAAGGCATGCCGACCAGCTTTACACTAAAATTGAAGAACTTTTTCCGGACGAGTTTGATGTAATTCACTCCAATAAATCGCAGAACTACCGTTTGAACGCGATGCGAAGTTTTGAAAAGCAGGAAGTCCGCGGTTTGATTACCACCGATATTATGGCGAGAGGTTTGGATATTTCAGACATTACCCACGTAATTAATTTCGAAATTCCGGACGTTCCTGAACAGTACATTCACAGAATTGGTAGAACTGGTCGCGCAGATAAAGAAGGAGTTGCCGTGTCGTTTGTTACGAAAAAAGAGGAAGTTCTTTTGCTGGAAATCGAAGTTTTGATGAATAAGGAGGTTACGTTTGTAGATTTCCCCACAGAGATTAAAATTAATCCGACGAAAATTGCTTCTGAAAAAGATGAAATCGTGATGAAAAATGCCAACGTCATTAAGTTGGAAGAAGGTGGTGGTGCTTTTCACGAGAAAAAAGATAAAAACAAAAAGGAAAATTGGGGTGGTCCTCACGCCAGAAAACTTCCGAAAAAAATCGGGGCCAACCGCGCGCAGGAAAAAGCGAAATCGAAGGCCAAAAGAAAAAAATAA
- a CDS encoding hemerythrin domain-containing protein yields the protein MKRHDALVQLSRDHHFGLLLCWKLKEGLKRNISPERISRYIQLFYEKNLKPHFAEEEETLFPLLGNHHPLIDEAISQHRAFEKMIGEGFDNPEKIQTFRDLLELHIRTEERQIFPEIEAKASEEELNNLLKLDFPELKEPEYEDIFWK from the coding sequence ATGAAAAGACACGACGCATTGGTACAGTTAAGCCGCGACCATCATTTTGGTCTTCTGCTCTGCTGGAAATTAAAAGAAGGCTTAAAACGGAATATTTCACCGGAAAGAATTTCGCGGTATATTCAGCTGTTTTACGAAAAAAATCTGAAACCTCACTTTGCGGAGGAAGAAGAAACATTATTTCCTCTTTTAGGAAATCATCATCCCTTGATTGACGAAGCGATTTCGCAGCACCGCGCCTTTGAAAAAATGATTGGTGAAGGATTTGATAATCCGGAAAAGATTCAAACCTTTCGGGATCTTTTGGAACTGCACATCCGGACGGAAGAACGACAGATATTTCCTGAAATTGAAGCGAAAGCAAGCGAGGAAGAACTGAATAACCTTCTAAAACTGGATTTTCCCGAATTAAAGGAACCGGAATACGAAGATATATTTTGGAAGTGA
- a CDS encoding GDSL-type esterase/lipase family protein gives MKKIFSLFLLLVVSYSALAQERPVFWDDIQNFKKSDADHPPPKSATLLIGSSSFTKWTDVGTYFPNKTFINRGFGGSTLKDLNFYSDDLLKPYSPKQIIIYCGENDFAEDQNVAPKEVFNRFKKFYAAIRKYYPKIPVDYISIKFSPSRKNLWPKMAATNQLIENFMKRKPNADYIDITKSMETPDGKIRKDLFLEDMLHMKPEGYELWKKEMEPYLK, from the coding sequence ATGAAAAAAATATTTTCGCTTTTCCTGCTTCTTGTGGTTAGCTATTCGGCTCTGGCCCAAGAGCGCCCCGTGTTCTGGGACGACATCCAAAACTTCAAAAAAAGCGATGCAGATCATCCGCCTCCAAAATCTGCTACACTTTTAATTGGCAGTTCCTCTTTTACAAAATGGACCGACGTTGGAACGTATTTTCCGAATAAAACATTTATCAACCGGGGCTTTGGAGGTTCGACTTTAAAGGATTTGAATTTTTATTCAGATGATCTTCTAAAACCTTATTCGCCAAAGCAGATTATTATTTATTGTGGCGAAAATGATTTCGCCGAAGATCAGAATGTAGCGCCAAAAGAAGTTTTTAACCGTTTTAAAAAATTCTATGCGGCGATACGAAAGTATTATCCAAAGATCCCGGTGGATTATATTTCAATAAAATTTTCTCCAAGTCGTAAGAACCTTTGGCCAAAAATGGCAGCGACCAATCAACTGATCGAAAATTTTATGAAGCGAAAGCCAAACGCCGACTACATCGACATTACCAAAAGTATGGAAACTCCCGACGGCAAAATTCGAAAAGATCTGTTTTTGGAAGATATGCTTCACATGAAACCCGAAGGTTACGAACTGTGGAAAAAAGAAATGGAACCCTACCTAAAATAA